The Bacillus sp. NEB1478 genome contains the following window.
GTTCAGAAGAGCAGGGCTTTATGAAATATTAAGCGGGAACGACTTAGATAGCGCTATCCATTCAAATACAGCTTATAACACAACTAGCCCATTGTATAAATCCCTTTCCTATTATTTTAATCATGCTTACGCTACCGGATACATTACAAAAGAAAGCTACGAGAAATGGATGGGAGCTGAGATTGAGTGATCATAAAACAATGGAAAAGGGCTTCTCAAGGAGAATTTCTGTATAAATTAGGGCAGCTATTGAATCAAGGGTATTCATTGAATAAAAGTATAGAAGTATTAAGACCTCAGCTTAGAAATAAAGAAAAACGGTACTTGGATCTTGCTTTAGATCGGCTGGATGAAGGACATTTACTGATTGAATTTTTCTCAAAATTGAACTTGCCAAACGAGGTATTAAGTTCAATTGCTATTAACAGCGAAAATGGAAATATTGTTGAAAGTTTAATGGAAAATGGCACATATATGAAGAAGAAAGCCGAATGGCTGGAGCGGTTAAATAAAACGTTGCGATATCCTTTGTTTCTCTTATTTCTTACGGTGTGGATTGGTTTTCTCTTTTATCAATTTTTGTTTCCTCAGTTTTCACTCCTTTTTGCATCCCTTGAAATAAAGACCCCTATATTTACTTCAATCATGATTTATTTACTAATGCTTACTCCAAAAATTTTGCTTTCTTTACTAGTAATACTGATAAT
Protein-coding sequences here:
- the comGB gene encoding competence type IV pilus assembly protein ComGB; the protein is MIIKQWKRASQGEFLYKLGQLLNQGYSLNKSIEVLRPQLRNKEKRYLDLALDRLDEGHLLIEFFSKLNLPNEVLSSIAINSENGNIVESLMENGTYMKKKAEWLERLNKTLRYPLFLLFLTVWIGFLFYQFLFPQFSLLFASLEIKTPIFTSIMIYLLMLTPKILLSLLVILIICGVGAIIVKSRLKPSSKMTLLTSIPIVKKYIKLLNTHFLCVNFGSMLKSGLSVTDSLIVMENQMQIEFFKDESVRIQKGLINGKSLPDLLRDTPFYVQELAEIVHFGQVHGNLGSDLLQYGEWLFNALEDKILNAMQKIQPILFGLIGGFVLLLFASMLLPMFNLIEAL